The following are encoded in a window of Sphaerisporangium siamense genomic DNA:
- a CDS encoding phytanoyl-CoA dioxygenase family protein, translating into MSTGPAEQLAENGFCLVPKALDQSVIERLAELAARRLKAAEGAHLSRYAHHGSLLPLTVDDHPVPEILTSGALHGVFGALGFTDPRWISGYVIAKPPRSPGLWWHQDWWAWGHPRSYVAQPTQIFVMIYLEPTSRRNGCLRVIPGTHMRRHRLHDALLEPHTVEIEAEGPDSVCHAETSGEIDIEAAPGDLVIGDVRVIHATHSNETESMRTAIDLLFAPHFGTLPAEFRAHYVNQICLPPAGWWEEPGHPLRGTPLGAMLPTYSGPEVDPVEFCRRPRWPAGRQSARTS; encoded by the coding sequence ATGAGCACAGGTCCCGCGGAACAGCTCGCGGAAAACGGCTTCTGTTTGGTGCCGAAAGCGCTTGATCAATCGGTTATCGAACGCCTCGCGGAACTGGCCGCCCGGCGGCTGAAGGCCGCCGAGGGCGCCCACCTGTCCCGGTACGCCCACCACGGCAGCCTGCTGCCGCTCACCGTGGACGACCACCCCGTCCCCGAGATCCTCACCTCCGGCGCGCTGCACGGCGTCTTCGGTGCGCTCGGGTTCACCGACCCTCGCTGGATCAGCGGGTACGTCATCGCCAAGCCGCCGCGCTCGCCGGGCCTGTGGTGGCACCAGGACTGGTGGGCCTGGGGGCATCCGCGCAGTTATGTCGCCCAGCCGACGCAGATATTCGTGATGATTTATCTGGAACCGACCTCGCGGCGCAACGGCTGCCTGCGGGTGATACCGGGCACGCATATGCGGCGCCACCGCCTCCACGACGCCCTTCTGGAGCCGCACACCGTGGAAATAGAGGCGGAAGGTCCTGATTCCGTGTGCCACGCGGAAACGTCCGGGGAAATCGATATCGAGGCCGCGCCCGGCGATCTGGTCATCGGGGACGTCCGGGTGATCCACGCCACCCATTCCAATGAGACGGAATCGATGCGGACCGCGATAGACCTGCTGTTCGCCCCGCATTTCGGCACGTTGCCCGCCGAGTTCAGGGCGCATTACGTCAACCAGATCTGCCTGCCTCCCGCCGGCTGGTGGGAGGAGCCGGGCCACCCCCTCCGGGGCACCCCGCTGGGCGCGATGCTGCCCACCTACTCGGGGCCCGAGGTCGATCCCGTAGAGTTCTGCCGGCGTCCCCGCTGGCCCGCCGGGCGGCAGTCTGCACGGACCAGTTGA
- the cobT gene encoding nicotinate-nucleotide--dimethylbenzimidazole phosphoribosyltransferase — protein sequence MSKLEDTIAAVRPLDEAAMAEARARQDRMTKPRGSLGVLEDVSVRLAGLAGACPPEVPEPAAVAVFASDHGVHAQGVTPWPQEVTAQMVLNFLAGGAVVNVFAAQAGARVTVVDVGVAAELEAVPGLLSHKIAPGTADMTQGPAMTRDQARQALEIGINVAEGLALSGVRCLAAGDMGIANTTASAALIAVFTGRDPGEVTGRGTGIDDATLARKVDVIGRALALHRPDPSDPLGVLAAVGGFEHGAIAGFILGAAAARLPVVLDGVITGAAALVAAAFAPDALGACFAGHRSVEPGHGATLRHLGLRPLIDLDLRLGEGTGAVLALPIVQSAARALRDVATFDSAGVTDKDDVATLDA from the coding sequence GTGAGCAAGCTTGAGGACACGATCGCCGCCGTCCGCCCGCTCGACGAGGCCGCGATGGCCGAGGCCCGCGCCCGCCAGGACCGCATGACCAAGCCCCGCGGCTCGCTCGGCGTCCTGGAGGACGTCTCGGTGCGGCTGGCCGGGCTCGCGGGCGCCTGTCCTCCGGAGGTTCCCGAGCCCGCCGCGGTCGCCGTCTTCGCCTCCGACCACGGCGTGCACGCCCAAGGGGTGACGCCGTGGCCGCAGGAGGTCACCGCCCAGATGGTCCTCAACTTCCTGGCCGGCGGCGCGGTCGTGAACGTGTTCGCCGCGCAGGCCGGCGCGCGGGTGACGGTCGTGGACGTCGGCGTGGCCGCCGAACTGGAGGCCGTGCCGGGCCTGCTGTCCCACAAGATCGCCCCGGGCACCGCCGACATGACCCAGGGCCCGGCGATGACCCGCGACCAGGCCCGCCAGGCCCTGGAGATCGGCATCAACGTCGCCGAGGGCCTCGCGCTGTCCGGCGTCCGCTGCCTGGCCGCCGGTGACATGGGCATCGCCAACACCACGGCCTCCGCAGCCCTGATCGCGGTCTTCACCGGGCGCGACCCCGGCGAGGTCACCGGGCGGGGCACCGGCATCGACGACGCGACGCTCGCGCGCAAGGTGGACGTCATCGGCCGCGCGCTGGCCCTGCACCGGCCGGATCCCTCCGACCCGCTCGGCGTGCTGGCCGCGGTGGGCGGGTTCGAGCACGGCGCGATCGCCGGGTTCATCCTCGGCGCGGCGGCGGCGCGCCTGCCGGTGGTGCTGGACGGCGTGATCACCGGGGCCGCGGCGCTGGTCGCGGCGGCCTTCGCGCCCGACGCGCTCGGGGCGTGCTTCGCCGGTCACAGGTCCGTCGAGCCGGGCCACGGCGCCACGCTGCGCCACCTCGGGCTCCGCCCGCTGATCGACCTGGACCTGCGGCTGGGCGAGGGCACCGGCGCCGTGCTGGCCCTGCCGATCGTGCAGAGCGCGGCCCGCGCGCTGCGCGACGTGGCCACCTTCGACTCGGCGGGCGTCACCGACAAGGACGACGTCGCCACGCTCGACGCCTAG
- a CDS encoding AfsR/SARP family transcriptional regulator, giving the protein MKARTALRFGVLGSLEVTRDGQPVPVRAAKQRIALAALLLRANQYVSVDQLIQRTWDGRAPGEARNAMQTHIARLRRTVGEEGQRLIETHDDGYSIQLPPESLDLTRFRDLAHAAALAAKRHDLAGEARLLSDALALWRGPVLADVPSGPLHRLEIPQLVEERLRLLERSFDVHLRLGRHDRIVAGLRAATTEHPLHERLWAQLMLSLYRSGRRAEALETYRNVVVLLREELGIDPGHELARLHQAVLADDPDLAHRPD; this is encoded by the coding sequence ATGAAAGCACGGACGGCGTTGCGGTTCGGCGTTCTCGGCTCATTGGAGGTCACCCGCGACGGCCAGCCGGTCCCGGTGCGTGCCGCCAAGCAGCGCATCGCCCTGGCGGCGCTTCTGCTCCGCGCCAACCAGTACGTCTCCGTGGACCAGCTCATCCAGCGCACCTGGGACGGCCGCGCGCCCGGCGAGGCGCGCAACGCGATGCAGACGCACATCGCCCGGCTGCGGCGCACCGTGGGCGAGGAGGGCCAGCGCCTCATCGAGACCCACGACGACGGCTACAGCATCCAGCTCCCGCCGGAAAGCCTCGACCTGACGCGCTTTCGCGACCTCGCCCACGCCGCGGCGCTGGCGGCCAAACGGCACGACCTGGCGGGCGAGGCCCGGCTGCTGTCGGACGCGCTGGCGCTGTGGCGCGGGCCCGTGCTCGCCGACGTGCCGTCCGGCCCGCTGCACCGCCTGGAGATCCCCCAGCTCGTCGAGGAGCGGCTGCGCCTGCTCGAACGGTCCTTCGACGTCCATCTGCGGCTCGGCCGGCACGACCGGATCGTCGCGGGGCTGAGGGCCGCCACCACCGAGCATCCGCTGCACGAGCGCCTGTGGGCGCAGCTCATGCTCAGCCTGTACCGGTCGGGCCGCCGCGCCGAGGCCCTGGAGACGTACCGGAACGTCGTCGTGCTCCTGCGGGAGGAGCTCGGGATCGACCCGGGCCACGAACTCGCCCGCCTTCACCAGGCCGTCCTGGCCGACGACCCCGACCTGGCCCACCGCCCGGACTGA
- a CDS encoding ATP-binding cassette domain-containing protein yields MHEIIETEGLTRVFRDRPAVDHLELHIGAGEIYGLLGPNGAGKSTTIHMLTTLLTPTEGRARVCGLDVVRQAAQVRRRLGYVSQEKGVRHRLTGRESVELEADLNHVPRRSRARRVEEVLDVVGMLPDADRFVAEYSGGMQKRLDLACGLLHLPDVLILDEPTLGLDVQSRHRVWDHLRGLRAQGVTVLLATNYLDEADRLCDRITIIDAGREVVTGTPAELKRGVAADTVHVSSPAPDRLLAAVEGAPWVRQATLTGREHLRVRVDDAAKAVPEIMRASLAHGIDLHGVTHTAPTLDDVFLLHTGRGLSPDSAVPDLDRAPRPSAPSPAPLDSDGAARPSRPRTQEVLALLRRWYLEVSRERLSLAFTLLQPVIWLVFLGGAIARAVDARVVGTADYIGFMLPGVIAFTIVSTGVSGAVPLLWDKETGYLNKLMSMPIARSSLLVSRLAFQMGLGVAQAALILLVAAALGVRPAGGIAGGLVLLAVAALLAMAFSALFLALACRAPDHNTFFAITGFASLPLVFTTNAFVPVTAMPPWMSITAHLNPLTYAIEAMRTLVVHGWRPSLYPQLLTLTAFTLTALTLGTHEFRRLSRR; encoded by the coding sequence ATGCACGAGATCATCGAGACCGAGGGCCTGACCCGCGTGTTCCGCGACCGCCCCGCGGTAGACCATCTGGAGCTCCATATCGGCGCCGGAGAGATCTACGGCCTGCTCGGCCCGAACGGCGCCGGGAAGTCCACCACCATCCACATGCTCACCACGCTGCTCACCCCCACCGAGGGCCGGGCGCGGGTGTGCGGCCTGGACGTCGTCCGTCAGGCCGCGCAGGTACGGCGCCGCCTCGGCTACGTCTCGCAGGAGAAGGGCGTGCGCCACCGGCTCACCGGACGCGAGAGCGTCGAGCTGGAGGCCGACCTCAACCACGTCCCCCGCCGGTCACGCGCCCGCCGCGTGGAGGAGGTGCTCGACGTCGTCGGCATGCTGCCCGACGCCGACCGCTTCGTCGCCGAGTACTCCGGCGGCATGCAGAAACGGCTGGACCTGGCCTGCGGCCTGCTCCACCTGCCCGACGTGCTGATCCTCGACGAGCCCACGCTCGGACTGGACGTCCAGTCCCGCCACCGCGTCTGGGACCATCTGCGCGGCCTGCGCGCCCAGGGCGTCACCGTGCTGCTGGCCACCAACTACCTCGACGAGGCCGACCGCCTGTGCGACCGCATCACGATCATCGACGCGGGCCGCGAGGTCGTCACCGGCACCCCGGCCGAGCTCAAGCGCGGCGTGGCCGCCGACACCGTCCACGTGTCCTCCCCCGCGCCCGACCGGCTGCTCGCCGCCGTCGAGGGCGCGCCCTGGGTGCGGCAGGCCACGCTGACCGGCCGCGAACACCTGCGCGTCCGCGTGGACGACGCCGCCAAGGCCGTCCCCGAGATCATGCGCGCGTCCCTGGCCCACGGCATCGACCTGCACGGCGTCACCCACACCGCCCCCACCCTCGACGACGTCTTCCTCCTGCACACCGGCAGAGGGCTCTCCCCCGACTCCGCCGTCCCCGACCTCGACCGCGCGCCACGTCCATCCGCGCCGTCCCCCGCCCCCCTCGACTCCGACGGCGCGGCCCGCCCGTCCCGGCCGCGGACGCAGGAGGTCCTCGCGCTGCTGCGACGCTGGTACCTGGAGGTGAGCAGAGAACGCCTGTCCCTCGCGTTCACGCTGCTCCAGCCGGTGATCTGGCTGGTGTTCCTGGGCGGCGCCATCGCCCGCGCCGTCGACGCCCGCGTGGTGGGCACCGCCGACTACATCGGCTTCATGCTCCCCGGCGTGATCGCCTTCACGATCGTCAGCACCGGGGTCAGCGGCGCCGTCCCCTTACTGTGGGACAAGGAGACCGGCTATCTGAACAAGCTGATGAGCATGCCCATCGCCCGCAGCTCCCTGCTCGTCAGCCGCCTCGCCTTCCAGATGGGCCTCGGCGTGGCGCAGGCGGCGCTGATCCTGCTGGTCGCGGCGGCGCTCGGCGTGCGCCCCGCCGGCGGGATCGCGGGCGGGCTCGTCCTGCTCGCCGTCGCGGCCCTGCTCGCCATGGCCTTCTCCGCGCTGTTCCTGGCCCTGGCCTGCCGCGCCCCCGACCACAACACCTTCTTCGCCATCACCGGCTTCGCGAGCCTCCCGCTGGTCTTCACCACCAACGCCTTCGTCCCCGTCACGGCGATGCCCCCATGGATGTCCATCACCGCCCACCTCAACCCGCTGACCTACGCCATCGAAGCGATGCGAACGCTCGTCGTCCACGGCTGGCGCCCGTCCCTGTACCCCCAGCTCCTCACCCTGACCGCCTTCACCCTCACGGCCCTGACCCTCGGCACCCACGAGTTCCGCCGCCTGTCCCGCCGCTGA
- a CDS encoding SAM-dependent methyltransferase codes for MPGKGGAAIKDDGHYALDVVGAHYGLSGGGLHIYFTGDLLHPPMAADARVWADGRLWRQGAADHVMTIADLAGLREGERVLDVGCGLGGPARLLARACGVTVTSVTNSHAHAVTAHSLNQREPDWHDRITVVLADGQEHLPCDSFDVALSINMLYQVRDHRALFTRVFEALAPGGRFVVDDWMLTSQVTEADLSALTAHFTYPHFARVPTIEDDLLAAGFPPAEKMIDFGHVARGPMAEHFERQVRDHFAPRIITDWPGDPVNRPGIPAYGALMVEEFVAAVNLTIELYRNRHMTYRRLMVRKG; via the coding sequence GTGCCGGGGAAAGGAGGTGCCGCCATCAAGGACGACGGACACTATGCGCTGGACGTCGTCGGCGCTCACTACGGGCTCTCCGGCGGTGGACTGCACATCTACTTCACCGGCGACCTCCTGCATCCCCCGATGGCGGCCGACGCCCGCGTCTGGGCCGACGGGAGGCTGTGGCGGCAGGGCGCGGCCGACCACGTCATGACCATCGCGGACCTCGCCGGGCTGCGCGAGGGCGAGCGCGTCCTCGACGTCGGCTGCGGCCTCGGCGGGCCCGCCCGCCTGCTGGCCAGGGCGTGCGGGGTGACGGTCACCTCCGTCACCAACTCCCACGCCCACGCGGTGACGGCCCACTCGCTCAACCAGCGCGAACCCGACTGGCACGACCGGATCACGGTCGTGCTGGCCGACGGCCAGGAGCACCTGCCGTGCGACTCCTTCGACGTGGCGCTGAGCATCAACATGCTGTACCAGGTGCGCGACCACCGGGCGCTGTTCACGCGGGTCTTCGAGGCGCTGGCGCCCGGCGGACGGTTCGTCGTCGACGACTGGATGCTCACGTCACAGGTCACCGAGGCCGATCTGTCCGCGTTGACCGCCCACTTCACCTACCCGCATTTCGCCCGTGTCCCCACCATCGAGGACGACCTGCTCGCGGCCGGCTTCCCCCCGGCGGAGAAGATGATCGACTTCGGGCACGTGGCGCGCGGGCCGATGGCCGAGCATTTCGAGCGGCAGGTACGCGACCACTTCGCGCCACGCATAATCACCGACTGGCCGGGCGATCCGGTGAACCGCCCCGGAATTCCCGCCTACGGAGCGCTGATGGTGGAAGAATTCGTGGCCGCCGTCAACCTGACCATAGAGCTTTACCGTAACAGGCATATGACCTATCGCAGATTGATGGTGCGAAAGGGCTGA
- a CDS encoding alkaline phosphatase PhoX produces the protein MDRRTVLRAAVVGAGGAAFSGALWGEAFGAIAQPGPSPYGDLLAADASGIQLPAGFTSRVIARSSQRIAGYTWHWAPDGGACFADGTGWIYVSNSEIPLAGGASAVRFSADGAITSAYRILSETNLNCAGGATPWGTWLSCEEIALGRVFETWPGGGRAGEERTRMGRFKHEAAACDPVRKVVYLTEDESDGCFYRFIPDTWGDLRTGRLQVLCAPSGQVTGPVTWQDIPDRDGFPIATRNQVGAAKHFDGGEGCWYDHGVCYFTTKGDNRVWAYDTVNAALDLAYDDSLVTGGTAPLTGVDNITGAPTNRDLFVAEDGGNMEINIITPSGVVAPFLRVLGQSSSEITGPAFSPDGSRLYFSSQRGTSGSSTGSGGITYEVKGPFRRQ, from the coding sequence ATGGACCGTCGGACCGTATTGCGCGCGGCAGTCGTCGGAGCGGGAGGGGCGGCGTTCTCCGGAGCGCTGTGGGGAGAGGCGTTCGGGGCCATCGCCCAGCCCGGCCCCAGCCCGTACGGGGACCTGCTCGCCGCCGACGCCAGCGGCATCCAGCTCCCCGCGGGGTTCACCAGCCGGGTGATCGCCCGCTCAAGCCAGCGCATCGCCGGGTACACCTGGCACTGGGCGCCCGACGGCGGCGCCTGCTTCGCCGACGGCACCGGGTGGATCTACGTGTCCAACTCCGAGATCCCGCTGGCGGGCGGCGCCTCGGCCGTGCGCTTCTCCGCCGACGGCGCTATCACCTCCGCGTACCGCATCCTGTCCGAGACGAACCTCAACTGCGCGGGCGGCGCCACCCCGTGGGGCACCTGGCTGTCGTGCGAGGAGATCGCGCTCGGCCGGGTCTTCGAGACCTGGCCCGGCGGCGGGCGCGCGGGCGAGGAGCGCACGCGCATGGGGCGGTTCAAGCACGAGGCCGCCGCGTGCGACCCGGTCAGGAAGGTGGTCTACCTGACCGAGGACGAGAGCGACGGCTGCTTCTACCGGTTCATCCCCGACACCTGGGGCGACCTGCGCACCGGGAGGCTGCAGGTGCTCTGCGCGCCGTCCGGGCAGGTGACGGGCCCGGTGACCTGGCAGGACATCCCCGACCGCGACGGCTTCCCGATCGCCACGCGCAACCAGGTCGGCGCGGCCAAGCACTTCGACGGCGGCGAGGGCTGCTGGTACGACCACGGCGTCTGCTACTTCACCACCAAGGGCGACAACCGGGTGTGGGCGTACGACACGGTGAACGCGGCGCTCGACCTGGCCTACGACGACTCGCTGGTCACCGGCGGCACGGCGCCGCTGACCGGCGTGGACAACATCACCGGCGCGCCCACCAACCGGGACCTGTTCGTCGCCGAGGACGGCGGGAACATGGAGATCAACATCATCACGCCGAGCGGCGTGGTGGCCCCGTTCCTGCGCGTCCTCGGCCAGTCCTCCTCGGAGATCACCGGTCCCGCGTTCTCGCCCGACGGCTCGCGCCTGTACTTCTCCTCCCAGCGCGGCACGTCCGGCTCGTCCACCGGCAGCGGCGGCATCACCTACGAGGTCAAGGGCCCGTTCCGCCGGCAGTGA
- a CDS encoding CASTOR/POLLUX-related putative ion channel yields the protein MRTRWRDRLRYWFDGTMDRGTPALIGWLGLASVLLIVLVTGLFMAVGTKAEIEEHGGWGGAAWMNLMRAIDPGTMGGDTGRPLFLALMLTITIGGVFIVSSLIGVLTTGLENRIAQLRKGRSRLIEHGHTIVLGWSEQVFTVIEELVKANQGQRRSRVVILADRDKVDMDDEIRGRLGETGRTRVICRTGSPLKRADLELVSPDTAKAIMVLPPPGQDADIHVIKTLLLLNNRTWRGVRPHVVTAVQNSENVAAARLAGGDAALVIDADDIAVRLVVQSHRQAGLSTVCTDLLDFAGNEFYIRPEPALVGATYGEALHAYERGVPAGLRRGDGRVVVNPPMDTVIGERDHLIVLAEDDLLIRLADSPAPVDEAAIVTAPDRRPLPDRTLLIGWNARATKIIDLLDRLVEPGSVVDIAAARRPEEVLATAHTNLTVGYKHCEPTRRASLESLDLGGYKHIIVLADDGVGVEEADDRTLVTLLHLRDIEVRLGDPYSIVTEINNDDNREVFQVTKADDFIVSTKLISLLLTQLAENRHLQGVFAHLFDPSGSEIYLKPASDYVTPGMAASFATVIEAARRRGHTAIGYRSKRDGDQAPSYGVVLNPPRTEPLSLGADDNVIVLAEE from the coding sequence GATCGAGGAGCACGGCGGCTGGGGCGGCGCCGCGTGGATGAACCTCATGCGCGCCATCGACCCCGGCACCATGGGCGGCGACACGGGCCGCCCGCTGTTCCTCGCGCTCATGCTGACCATCACGATCGGCGGCGTCTTCATCGTCAGCTCGCTGATCGGCGTGCTGACGACCGGCCTGGAGAACCGCATCGCCCAGCTCCGCAAGGGCCGTTCACGGCTCATCGAGCACGGGCACACGATCGTGCTCGGCTGGTCGGAGCAGGTCTTCACCGTCATCGAGGAACTGGTGAAGGCCAACCAGGGGCAGCGGCGCTCGCGCGTGGTGATCCTCGCCGACCGCGACAAGGTGGACATGGACGACGAGATCCGGGGCCGTCTCGGCGAGACGGGCCGCACGCGGGTCATCTGCCGCACCGGGAGCCCGCTGAAGCGGGCCGATCTCGAACTGGTGAGCCCGGACACCGCCAAGGCGATCATGGTGCTGCCGCCGCCGGGGCAGGACGCCGACATCCACGTCATCAAGACGCTGCTGCTGCTCAACAACCGGACCTGGCGCGGCGTGCGCCCGCACGTCGTCACGGCCGTGCAGAACTCCGAGAACGTCGCGGCGGCGCGGCTGGCGGGCGGCGACGCGGCGCTCGTGATCGACGCCGACGACATCGCGGTGCGCCTGGTCGTCCAGTCGCACCGGCAGGCCGGGCTGTCCACGGTCTGCACCGACCTGCTGGACTTCGCGGGCAACGAGTTCTACATCCGCCCCGAGCCCGCCCTGGTCGGCGCGACGTACGGCGAGGCGCTGCACGCGTACGAGCGGGGCGTGCCGGCCGGGCTGCGCCGCGGCGACGGCCGGGTGGTCGTCAACCCGCCGATGGACACCGTGATCGGGGAGCGCGACCACCTGATCGTGCTGGCGGAGGACGACCTGCTGATCCGGCTGGCCGACTCCCCCGCCCCGGTCGACGAGGCGGCGATCGTCACCGCGCCCGACCGGCGGCCCCTGCCGGACCGCACGCTGCTGATCGGCTGGAACGCCCGCGCCACGAAGATCATCGACCTGCTGGACCGCCTCGTCGAGCCGGGCTCGGTCGTGGACATCGCCGCGGCGCGCAGGCCGGAGGAGGTGCTGGCGACCGCCCACACGAACCTGACGGTCGGGTACAAGCACTGCGAGCCGACGCGCAGGGCGTCCCTGGAGTCGCTGGACCTCGGCGGCTACAAGCACATCATCGTGCTCGCCGACGACGGCGTCGGCGTCGAGGAAGCCGACGACCGTACGCTGGTGACCCTGCTGCACCTGCGCGACATCGAGGTGCGGCTCGGCGACCCGTACTCCATCGTCACCGAGATCAACAACGACGACAACCGCGAGGTCTTCCAGGTCACCAAGGCCGACGACTTCATCGTCAGCACCAAGCTGATCAGCCTGCTGCTCACCCAGCTCGCCGAGAACCGCCACTTGCAGGGCGTCTTCGCGCACCTCTTCGACCCCTCGGGCTCCGAGATCTACCTGAAGCCCGCGTCCGACTACGTCACCCCCGGCATGGCGGCGAGCTTCGCCACGGTCATCGAGGCGGCCAGGCGGCGCGGCCACACGGCCATCGGCTACCGGAGCAAGCGCGACGGCGACCAGGCCCCGTCGTACGGGGTCGTCCTGAACCCGCCACGCACCGAGCCCCTCTCACTGGGCGCGGACGACAACGTGATCGTGCTGGCGGAGGAGTAG